Proteins from a single region of Trichomycterus rosablanca isolate fTriRos1 chromosome 16, fTriRos1.hap1, whole genome shotgun sequence:
- the ch25hl2 gene encoding cholesterol 25-hydroxylase-like protein 2, producing MGVKGLSRALWGSWDGKNATWLLPEQTLLQPLWDYLRQSHASTLRSPLFPVLLSVSTYLLLVFLYTMLDLMAAKCLMIRRYQLHQERTVTWSNVGATLALTAYNHLLYIFPAAVAQWLWRTPVPLPCHAPSITSFMLGIVGCMVLFDFQYFIWHMLHHRIAWLYSTFHAVHHQYRQPFSLVTQYLSAWELFSVGLWTTVDPLLLHCHCLTAWAFMVFNVWVSAEDHCGYDFPWAMHRLVPFGLWGGAPRHDLHHLQPGTNFAPFFTHWDWVAGSASVPTSKLSSNNDDDPAKD from the coding sequence ATGGGTGTGAAGGGACTCAGCAGGGCTTTGTGGGGATCATGGGATGGCAAGAATGCAACATGGCTACTTCCTGAACAAACTCTGCTACAGCCCTTGTGGGATTACCTGCGTCAGAGCCATGCCAGCACTCTCCGTTCCCCACTTTTCCCTGTACTCTTGTCTGTCTCCACCTACCTGCTCCTTGTCTTTCTCTACACCATGCTGGACCTAATGGCTGCAAAGTGCCTTATGATTCGGCGTTATCAGCTACATCAAGAGCGTACAGTCACCTGGTCAAATGTGGGTGCCACATTGGCACTTACTGCCTACAACCACTTGCTCTACATCTTTCCGGCGGCTGTGGCACAATGGCTGTGGCGCACACCAGTGCCACTGCCATGCCATGCACCCTCAATCACTTCCTTTATGTTGGGTATTGTGGGCTGTATGGTGCTCTTTGACTTTCAGTACTTTATCTGGCATATGTTGCATCATCGTATTGCATGGCTGTATTCAACCTTCCATGCTGTGCACCACCAATATCGACAGCCATTTAGCTTAGTCACTCAATATCTTTCAGCATGGGAGCTTTTTAGTGTAGGCCTGTGGACCACTGTGGATCCCTTGCTTCTGCACTGTCATTGCCTTACAGCCTGGGCCTTCATGGTCTTTAATGTGTGGGTGTCTGCTGAGGACCACTGTGGCTATGATTTTCCCTGGGCCATGCATCGCCTTGTGCCCTTTGGTTTATGGGGTGGAGCACCACGACATGACTTGCACCACCTGCAGCCGGGTACCAACTTTGCTCCCTTCTTTACACACTGGGACTGGGTGGCAGGCTCAGCCAGTGTGCCCACCTCAAAGTTAAGCAGCAACAATGATGATGATCCTGCTAAAGACTGA